One window from the genome of Tolypothrix sp. NIES-4075 encodes:
- a CDS encoding two-partner secretion domain-containing protein: MAGNWRYGCWQLGLVVVLGVQGAIASTVKSCVSAQVLPDTTLPVNSTVFSTGNNFTINGGTQAGGNLFHSFSQFSVPTNGSAFFNNAQTIQNIISRVTGSSASNIDGILRANGTANLFLLNPQGIVFGRNARLNLGGSFIASTASSLNFADGTKFSATTPENAPLLTISVPIGLQFGENPQRILVQGNGQGLRNMDAPIIDTQNALRVQPNQTLALVGGNVALEGGTLKTAGGRIEIGSIAAPGLVSLIPTSKGFSLNYDNVSSYGDIQLSRAAAVDASGNGGGDVQLRGRRVTLQGGSQIESSTLNTAPGGTLRVTASELVEISGSTADNPQDNRRFPSSLSTDNRQDGQIPGELTINTRQLIVRNGARVSASTLRAGNGGNINVNASESVQLIGTGISPGGLRSSGLSVQTRGGGNAGNLTINTGRLIIKDGAEASASTFGRGNGGIVSVKAFDSVEVSGTSANGQLRSRLVAGVGNPADILREGSPPPVSATGRGGNLAIATRNLNVADNAIVAVSSRSTAPNAQGAGNLEVNAKNISLNNQGAISAETFSGQGGNITLEVEDFLLLRRNSQISATAGTAQQGGNGGNITINTPFVISVPEENSDITANAFSGQGGRVSINATDIFFLESLSRDELSRQLGRNGTQLDPSRLQTNDITAISQDNPSLNGQVNINTPDIDPTRGLIALPAVVVNSPGLTASNCNAFIGKKGSEFTITGRGGLPLSPDDFLSGDVVWSDTRLTAITTKRQDLNTMTAKFVAPEPVAIVPATGWVFNKKGEVTLISQVSDATAEHFSSTSATCLTR; encoded by the coding sequence ATGGCTGGAAACTGGAGATACGGTTGCTGGCAGTTGGGGTTGGTGGTGGTTTTGGGAGTCCAAGGTGCGATCGCCTCCACTGTAAAAAGTTGCGTCTCTGCTCAAGTATTACCAGACACCACTTTACCCGTCAATTCTACGGTATTTTCTACTGGCAATAACTTCACAATTAATGGTGGAACTCAAGCCGGGGGAAATCTATTCCACAGCTTCAGTCAATTCTCTGTCCCTACTAACGGTTCGGCTTTTTTTAACAATGCTCAGACGATACAAAACATCATCAGTCGGGTAACTGGTTCGTCTGCATCCAATATTGACGGTATCCTCCGAGCAAACGGTACGGCTAATCTATTTTTGCTCAATCCTCAGGGGATTGTCTTCGGACGCAATGCCAGATTGAATCTCGGCGGTTCGTTTATAGCAAGTACCGCAAGTAGCTTGAATTTTGCCGATGGCACGAAATTCAGTGCAACGACACCTGAAAATGCACCCTTGTTAACAATCAGCGTTCCCATTGGCTTGCAATTTGGCGAAAATCCCCAAAGAATTCTCGTGCAAGGTAATGGTCAAGGATTGAGGAATATGGATGCTCCGATAATTGATACGCAGAATGCTCTGCGAGTGCAACCCAATCAAACCTTAGCCTTGGTGGGTGGTAATGTAGCCTTAGAGGGTGGAACGCTAAAGACAGCTGGAGGACGAATTGAAATAGGTAGTATCGCTGCACCGGGTTTAGTAAGTTTAATTCCTACCAGCAAAGGTTTTTCTTTGAACTATGATAACGTCAGCAGCTACGGAGACATTCAACTATCGCGTGCGGCAGCAGTAGATGCTAGTGGGAATGGTGGTGGTGATGTCCAATTGCGGGGTAGACGGGTGACATTACAAGGTGGTTCCCAAATTGAATCGAGTACATTAAACACTGCACCTGGGGGAACTTTGAGAGTAACTGCTTCAGAGTTAGTAGAAATAAGTGGCTCAACAGCAGATAATCCTCAAGATAATCGTCGGTTTCCTAGCTCATTGTCTACTGACAATCGACAAGATGGACAAATTCCCGGAGAATTGACAATTAATACCAGACAATTAATTGTCCGGAATGGTGCAAGAGTTTCCGCGAGTACTTTACGCGCCGGTAATGGTGGAAATATCAATGTAAACGCTTCTGAATCTGTGCAACTGATTGGCACTGGTATTTCCCCAGGTGGACTGCGTTCTAGTGGATTGTCTGTGCAGACTCGCGGTGGGGGAAATGCCGGAAACTTAACTATTAATACTGGACGCTTGATTATTAAAGATGGGGCAGAAGCATCAGCTTCTACTTTTGGTAGAGGTAATGGAGGTATTGTCAGCGTCAAAGCTTTCGATTCAGTTGAAGTAAGTGGCACTTCCGCAAATGGTCAACTTCGCAGTCGATTAGTTGCTGGAGTTGGCAATCCAGCAGATATACTTAGAGAAGGGTCTCCCCCTCCAGTTTCGGCTACGGGAAGAGGAGGAAATCTGGCGATCGCAACCAGAAATTTGAATGTTGCAGATAATGCGATCGTTGCGGTAAGTAGTAGAAGCACTGCCCCAAATGCCCAAGGTGCAGGGAATTTAGAAGTAAATGCCAAAAATATCAGCCTGAACAATCAAGGGGCAATTTCTGCGGAAACATTCTCAGGTCAAGGTGGAAATATTACGCTAGAAGTTGAAGATTTTTTACTATTACGGCGTAACAGTCAAATTTCTGCGACTGCGGGAACTGCCCAACAAGGCGGCAATGGCGGTAATATCACCATTAATACACCATTTGTAATTTCTGTTCCCGAAGAAAACAGCGATATTACAGCTAATGCTTTCAGCGGTCAGGGAGGGAGAGTTAGTATCAATGCTACTGATATCTTTTTTCTCGAATCTTTGAGCCGAGATGAACTTTCGCGGCAGTTGGGAAGAAACGGCACTCAATTAGACCCAAGTCGCCTGCAAACAAATGATATCACTGCTATTTCCCAAGACAACCCCAGCTTGAACGGTCAGGTAAATATTAACACTCCAGATATTGACCCCACCCGAGGATTAATCGCCCTACCCGCAGTTGTAGTAAATTCACCAGGGCTAACTGCCTCTAACTGTAATGCTTTTATTGGTAAAAAAGGTAGCGAATTTACGATTACCGGACGCGGTGGTTTACCTCTTAGCCCTGACGATTTCCTTAGCGGTGATGTGGTGTGGTCTGATACTCGCCTGACGGCAATTACCACAAAAAGGCAGGACTTGAATACTATGACTGCCAAGTTTGTTGCTCCTGAACCAGTTGCGATAGTACCTGCTACTGGTTGGGTATTTAACAAAAAAGGCGAAGTAACGCTGATTTCCCAAGTATCTGATGCTACTGCTGAACATTTCAGTTCTACTTCTGCTACCTGTCTTACACGCTGA
- a CDS encoding two-partner secretion domain-containing protein translates to MAGNWRHGFFWLGLMVLGVQGAIASPDYAQAQQVVPDATLPINSAVSVNGNNFIINGGTQAGGNLFHSFSEFSVPTNGLAFFNNAQTIQNIISRVTGSSVSNIDGILAANGTANLFFLNPNGIVFGPNARLNLGGSFVASTASSLNFADGTKFSATTPENAPLLTVSVPLGLQFGTNAGSIQNQSGTLLVQPGNTLALVGGNVSLDRGLIGTLNGQVELGGLTAPGIVGLNADNLRLSFPEKVQRADVSLTNDARVAVFGGGGNIAVNARNLNISGASQIVAAIQQGLEALGSTAANIEINATDTVTLDGTSSTASPGGIANFVQGVGTAGNIFINTGSLNIIGNAVISSTTIGQGDGGSVTIRALDAVSLSGSSILSAVDSEGIGNGGDINIQARSLSLSDGARIGFVTNGQGDAGSVTIRALDAVSLSGRNSSIFSAVGASGVGNGGDINIQARSLSLSDDAQVATSTLGTGNAGNIQINTLDNISINNGSLIRADTFSNGNAGNIAIQSGGAVSFDGIGSFGVTSGVFTLVGTGLEFPGTGKGGDININARSLSLTNGAQLNASTFGQGDAGSIFVQARDSVAVVGVSPVNGDASRLTTAVNPGAIGNAGNLTIETGQLTVDKGAIVSTNTEANGNAGNLTINTGKLVVRDGGQISSNTAGKGDAGNLLVRASEFVQAENSPGVLTTTGLFAQVTPTGEGNAKDLTIETGRLTLINGAQVNATTFGKGNAGNLNIRASDINLIGISPQDMFPSALQVRVEPGATGNGGNLTIDTQRLSVTGGARVAADTTSMGNAGNLTVRAKDSVEVVGASPIIRFPSLLTTSVNPGAIGEAGNLTINTGKLVVRDGGQISSNTSGKGDAGNLLVRASEFVQAENSPGVLTTTGLFAQVTPTGEGNAKDLTIETGRLTLINGAQVNATTFGKGNAGNLNIRASDINLIGISPQDMFPSALQVRVEPGATGNGGNLTIDTQRLSVTGGARVAADTTSIGNAGNLTVRAKDSVEVAGASPIIKSPSRLTAAVNPGAIGKAGDLTIETGQLIVKNRAEVTVNSQGTGDAGELKITAGTIRLDNQGKLIAETASGNGGNILLRADDLLLLRRGSQISTTAGTDRAGGDGGNITINTPFLIAVPNENSDILANAFTGRGGRVDITATGVYGIESRAQPTLQSDITASSTLGVAGVVEINTPDVDPSRGLIALPALVVNSPELFASECNAFIGKEGSTFSITGRGGLPPSPDDFLSSDVVWSDTRLTAMTTQRHDLNTSTAKFVGHSPVAIVPATGWIFNNKGEVTLISNAANADRQDFGAATCAGNLSSSN, encoded by the coding sequence ATGGCTGGAAACTGGAGACACGGTTTCTTCTGGTTAGGGTTGATGGTTTTGGGGGTTCAAGGAGCGATCGCATCTCCTGATTACGCCCAAGCTCAACAAGTAGTACCGGATGCGACTTTACCGATTAACTCGGCGGTGAGTGTCAATGGCAACAACTTCATAATTAATGGTGGAACTCAAGCAGGGGGAAATTTATTCCACAGCTTTAGTGAATTCTCTGTTCCCACCAACGGTTTGGCTTTTTTTAACAATGCCCAGACGATACAAAACATCATCAGTCGTGTAACTGGTTCTTCTGTATCTAATATTGACGGTATCCTGGCAGCAAATGGTACAGCTAATCTATTTTTCCTCAATCCCAATGGAATTGTTTTTGGACCCAATGCCAGATTGAATCTCGGCGGTTCATTTGTCGCAAGTACAGCAAGTAGCTTGAATTTTGCCGATGGCACGAAATTTAGTGCAACGACACCTGAAAATGCACCCTTGTTGACAGTGAGTGTTCCCCTTGGCTTGCAGTTTGGCACAAATGCCGGAAGTATCCAAAATCAATCTGGTACTTTACTAGTTCAGCCAGGTAATACTTTAGCGCTGGTTGGTGGCAACGTCAGCTTAGACAGGGGACTTATTGGGACTTTAAATGGTCAAGTCGAGTTGGGGGGATTAACAGCACCGGGAATTGTCGGGCTGAATGCTGATAATCTGCGCTTGAGTTTTCCTGAGAAAGTGCAACGAGCAGATGTATCACTTACCAATGACGCTAGAGTTGCTGTATTTGGAGGTGGAGGCAATATTGCTGTCAATGCCCGCAACCTAAATATTTCCGGAGCTAGTCAGATTGTTGCTGCTATACAGCAAGGTTTGGAAGCACTTGGTAGTACAGCAGCAAATATAGAGATTAATGCTACTGACACCGTGACACTTGATGGGACAAGTTCTACAGCATCCCCTGGTGGTATCGCTAATTTTGTACAAGGAGTTGGAACTGCGGGGAATATTTTCATTAACACAGGTTCCCTAAATATTATTGGTAATGCCGTAATAAGTTCTACGACTATCGGACAAGGCGATGGCGGTAGTGTGACTATTCGCGCTCTTGATGCAGTTTCGCTATCAGGAAGCTCGATATTGAGCGCAGTAGATTCTGAAGGGATTGGCAATGGAGGTGATATTAATATCCAAGCGCGATCGCTTTCATTATCTGACGGTGCCCGAATAGGTTTTGTGACTAACGGACAAGGCGATGCTGGTAGTGTGACTATTCGCGCTCTTGATGCAGTTTCGCTTTCAGGAAGAAATAGCTCGATATTCAGCGCTGTAGGAGCCTCAGGAGTGGGCAATGGAGGTGATATCAATATCCAAGCGCGATCGCTTTCATTATCTGACGATGCCCAAGTAGCTACTAGCACCCTTGGTACAGGCAATGCGGGGAATATCCAAATTAATACACTTGATAACATTTCTATCAACAACGGTTCTTTAATACGAGCAGATACATTTAGCAATGGAAATGCAGGCAATATCGCGATTCAATCTGGTGGTGCAGTATCTTTTGATGGCATTGGCTCCTTTGGGGTAACTAGTGGGGTATTCACCTTAGTGGGAACAGGACTAGAATTTCCCGGTACAGGAAAAGGTGGGGACATTAATATTAATGCGCGATCGCTTTCTCTAACGAATGGTGCTCAACTCAATGCCAGCACCTTTGGACAAGGGGATGCAGGCAGCATTTTTGTCCAAGCGAGGGATTCGGTGGCAGTTGTCGGTGTATCTCCGGTGAATGGGGATGCCAGTCGTTTAACTACTGCTGTCAATCCAGGAGCCATTGGCAACGCAGGAAACCTGACGATTGAGACTGGGCAATTAACGGTAGATAAAGGAGCAATAGTATCGACAAATACAGAGGCTAATGGAAACGCAGGAAACTTAACGATCAATACTGGAAAATTAGTAGTTCGCGATGGAGGACAAATATCATCTAACACCGCAGGTAAAGGAGATGCAGGCAATTTACTCGTCAGAGCATCGGAATTTGTGCAGGCAGAAAATTCTCCAGGTGTTCTGACAACAACCGGACTATTTGCTCAAGTCACCCCAACTGGAGAAGGAAACGCAAAAGATTTGACCATTGAGACTGGCAGATTAACTTTGATAAATGGTGCTCAAGTTAATGCCACCACCTTTGGCAAAGGCAATGCAGGCAATTTAAATATTCGCGCTTCAGACATCAACTTAATTGGCATATCACCTCAAGATATGTTTCCTAGTGCTCTGCAAGTACGAGTTGAACCGGGAGCTACAGGTAATGGTGGAAATTTGACGATTGACACTCAACGATTGAGTGTTACAGGTGGTGCAAGAGTCGCAGCAGACACTACCAGCATGGGAAATGCCGGAAACCTGACTGTGCGAGCTAAAGATTCAGTGGAAGTTGTGGGTGCATCTCCGATAATTCGGTTTCCCAGTCTTTTAACTACTTCTGTTAATCCGGGAGCCATTGGTGAAGCCGGAAACTTGACGATCAATACTGGAAAACTAGTAGTTCGAGATGGAGGACAAATATCATCTAACACTTCAGGTAAAGGGGATGCGGGTAATTTACTCGTCAGAGCATCGGAATTTGTGCAGGCAGAAAATTCTCCAGGTGTTCTGACAACAACCGGACTATTTGCTCAAGTCACCCCAACTGGAGAAGGAAACGCAAAAGATTTGACCATTGAGACTGGCAGATTAACTTTGATAAATGGTGCTCAAGTTAATGCCACCACCTTTGGCAAAGGCAATGCAGGCAATTTAAATATTCGCGCTTCAGACATCAACTTAATTGGCATATCACCTCAAGATATGTTTCCTAGTGCTCTGCAAGTACGAGTTGAACCGGGAGCTACAGGTAATGGTGGAAATTTGACGATTGACACTCAACGATTGAGTGTTACAGGTGGTGCAAGAGTCGCAGCAGACACTACCAGCATCGGAAATGCCGGAAATTTGACTGTGCGAGCTAAAGATTCTGTAGAAGTTGCGGGTGCATCTCCAATAATTAAGTCTCCCAGTCGTTTGACTGCTGCGGTCAATCCGGGAGCCATTGGCAAGGCGGGAGACTTGACAATTGAGACTGGGCAATTGATTGTTAAGAATAGGGCTGAAGTAACTGTAAACAGCCAAGGAACAGGAGATGCAGGTGAATTAAAAATTACTGCTGGCACTATTCGCTTGGACAACCAAGGAAAGCTGATCGCTGAAACAGCATCTGGTAATGGTGGAAATATTTTGTTAAGAGCAGATGACCTGTTACTGCTACGTCGAGGTAGTCAAATTTCTACTACTGCGGGTACTGATCGAGCAGGGGGTGATGGCGGTAACATAACCATCAATACGCCATTTCTCATCGCTGTACCTAATGAAAATAGCGACATCTTGGCTAATGCTTTCACTGGCAGAGGTGGCAGAGTAGATATTACTGCAACAGGTGTATATGGGATTGAGTCCCGTGCCCAACCAACCTTACAAAGTGACATTACTGCTAGTTCTACATTAGGTGTTGCTGGTGTCGTCGAAATTAATACCCCAGATGTAGACCCCAGTCGTGGATTAATCGCCCTACCCGCGCTTGTAGTAAATTCACCAGAACTGTTTGCCTCGGAATGTAATGCTTTTATCGGCAAAGAAGGTAGCACCTTCTCGATTACCGGACGCGGTGGTTTACCCCCCAGCCCTGACGACTTTCTCAGCAGTGATGTGGTGTGGTCTGATACTCGTTTGACAGCAATGACGACACAAAGACACGACTTGAATACTAGCACTGCCAAGTTTGTTGGTCATTCTCCAGTTGCGATAGTACCTGCTACTGGTTGGATATTTAACAATAAAGGCGAAGTAACGCTGATTTCTAATGCAGCTAATGCCGATCGTCAAGATTTTGGTGCTGCTACCTGTGCGGGTAATTTGTCAAGCTCAAATTGA
- a CDS encoding ShlB/FhaC/HecB family hemolysin secretion/activation protein, producing the protein MTQAWKQVWIRLGLLMILVEVEALSVANSALAETTVDTTTPEAQSTQIQLGEILELDAISVPFPPASVNTAQLLQPIEAAQNPPPPQPLQLPPDIERQQRQQNQNNSPVAPDIFRRPNENNPPIVPEKIPPIPPPEELFPSPVPPSPTTPEVVPNQFSGTIRIDRFNVVGSTVFSPQEFAEVTKDFVNKSITFAQLLQASEAVTQLYRTKGYITSGAFIPANQTFRSRGSIITIQVVEGGLESIQVSGLKRLNPNYVRSRLAVATRKPLNVNKLLRALQLLQLNPLIKNISAELAAGANAGSSILVVTASETKTFTAEISLDNNRSPSIGSFQRQIQLNQANLSGLGDNLNVAYANTDGSNDVEASYTLPINAYNGTLQFSYNYTNSRVIEEPFDTLDIQGTSQDFSITLRQPIVQTPNEEFALGVTASRRESDVGFLESLIGQRLPFPSPGARDGQTRLSILRFFQDWTKRNSRQVLAARSQFSFGIDAFDATINPNAPDGQFFSWRGQGQWVRLLAPDTLLLVRADAQLSDRALVPLEQFGLGGQRTVRGYRQDLLLVDKAFLASIELRYPILRVPQVGGVLQITPFVDFGTGSGGTSTGVANAPNNLASTGLGLLWQSDRINARFDWGIPLIDVDSRRNSLQEDGLYFSVVYTQPF; encoded by the coding sequence ATGACTCAGGCTTGGAAACAGGTATGGATTCGATTGGGATTATTGATGATTTTGGTGGAGGTAGAAGCGTTATCAGTAGCAAACAGTGCCTTGGCAGAAACCACAGTAGATACTACCACACCCGAAGCCCAAAGTACTCAGATTCAACTTGGGGAAATTTTAGAGTTAGATGCAATTTCTGTGCCGTTCCCACCAGCATCAGTAAATACGGCTCAACTTCTCCAGCCAATTGAAGCTGCCCAAAACCCACCACCACCACAACCACTACAACTACCACCAGATATTGAGCGTCAACAACGACAACAAAACCAGAATAATTCCCCGGTTGCACCAGATATATTCCGCCGACCAAATGAGAATAATCCGCCGATTGTACCAGAAAAGATTCCGCCAATCCCACCACCGGAAGAGTTATTTCCTTCACCTGTACCACCTTCACCGACTACTCCAGAAGTAGTTCCCAATCAGTTTTCCGGAACTATTAGAATTGATCGCTTTAACGTAGTTGGCAGTACTGTCTTCAGCCCTCAAGAATTTGCGGAAGTTACCAAAGACTTTGTTAATAAATCGATTACTTTTGCTCAACTACTACAAGCTTCGGAAGCAGTTACGCAACTATATCGTACTAAAGGTTACATTACCTCCGGCGCGTTCATCCCCGCTAACCAAACCTTTAGAAGTAGGGGAAGTATCATCACCATTCAAGTTGTCGAGGGTGGCTTGGAAAGCATCCAAGTTAGTGGTCTAAAGCGACTTAACCCTAATTATGTCCGCAGTCGTCTTGCCGTAGCTACTCGCAAACCCCTGAACGTAAATAAACTTTTACGAGCGCTGCAACTGCTTCAACTCAATCCGCTGATTAAAAATATCTCTGCGGAACTCGCAGCTGGGGCAAATGCTGGTAGTAGTATATTAGTTGTCACAGCCAGCGAGACAAAGACATTCACGGCGGAAATTAGCTTAGATAATAATCGTTCCCCCAGTATTGGCAGCTTTCAGCGGCAAATTCAACTCAATCAAGCTAACTTGTCGGGATTGGGAGATAATTTAAATGTTGCTTACGCCAACACTGATGGTAGCAACGATGTTGAGGCAAGTTACACCTTGCCGATAAATGCTTATAATGGAACGCTACAATTTAGCTACAATTACACAAATAGCCGTGTAATTGAAGAACCGTTCGACACCTTAGATATCCAGGGAACATCACAAGACTTTTCCATCACATTGCGTCAACCGATAGTGCAAACCCCCAACGAAGAATTTGCTTTGGGAGTAACTGCATCTCGTCGGGAAAGTGATGTTGGTTTCTTAGAATCTCTCATCGGTCAAAGATTACCATTTCCTTCTCCCGGTGCAAGGGATGGACAGACGCGCTTATCAATATTACGCTTTTTTCAAGATTGGACTAAACGCAATAGCCGACAAGTATTGGCAGCGCGATCGCAATTTAGTTTTGGTATAGATGCTTTCGATGCTACCATTAATCCAAATGCACCCGATGGTCAATTTTTCTCCTGGCGAGGACAAGGACAGTGGGTAAGGCTTTTAGCTCCAGATACATTACTGTTAGTCCGTGCCGATGCTCAATTATCAGACAGAGCATTAGTGCCTTTAGAGCAATTTGGTTTGGGAGGTCAACGCACCGTGCGCGGTTATCGCCAAGACCTGCTATTAGTTGATAAAGCCTTTTTAGCTTCTATCGAATTAAGATATCCAATTTTGCGCGTTCCCCAAGTGGGAGGTGTGCTACAAATTACTCCATTTGTTGATTTTGGTACTGGTTCGGGTGGTACTAGTACAGGGGTTGCCAATGCTCCTAATAACCTCGCTTCAACTGGGCTGGGGTTATTGTGGCAAAGCGACAGAATCAATGCCCGTTTTGACTGGGGTATTCCTTTAATTGATGTAGATTCACGTAGAAATTCTTTGCAAGAAGATGGTTTGTATTTTTCTGTAGTTTATACGCAACCATTTTAA